A window of the Roseburia sp. 831b genome harbors these coding sequences:
- a CDS encoding AraC family transcriptional regulator, translated as MEQTDLQCKAQSRYEREKYVNILIMKGDEEPLSDLLANVKGMQSGNTSLNPVRQQRYDCIIGISMAVRAAMEGGMREEDAYILGDSYIRKADELEDMEALWRLYQEAVLDFAGKVKAICANIRLSEAVRQGMEYIQQHLHCELTLKEIAAYAKLSETYFSALFKKETGETVSGYILRSRIEEAKKMLCYSDDALSEIAKYLGFCSQSHFSKTFRQYTDMTPGEYRKCYYKRTNNVIIGK; from the coding sequence ATGGAACAAACAGATCTACAATGCAAAGCACAAAGCCGATATGAACGGGAAAAATACGTAAACATTTTAATCATGAAAGGGGATGAAGAACCCCTGTCTGATTTGTTGGCAAATGTAAAAGGGATGCAGAGTGGAAATACATCTTTGAATCCGGTGCGGCAACAGCGTTATGACTGTATCATTGGCATTTCCATGGCGGTGCGTGCTGCCATGGAGGGTGGAATGAGGGAAGAAGATGCCTACATACTAGGAGATTCTTACATCCGAAAGGCGGACGAGCTTGAGGATATGGAGGCGCTATGGAGACTTTATCAGGAGGCCGTTTTAGATTTTGCAGGAAAAGTAAAAGCGATATGTGCCAATATCCGTCTGTCCGAGGCAGTTCGCCAGGGAATGGAATATATCCAGCAGCATCTTCATTGTGAGCTGACGCTAAAAGAGATTGCAGCCTACGCAAAGTTAAGCGAGACATATTTTAGTGCCTTATTCAAAAAAGAGACCGGAGAGACCGTCTCAGGTTATATCCTGCGAAGCCGTATTGAAGAGGCAAAGAAAATGTTATGCTATTCGGATGACGCATTGTCCGAGATTGCAAAATATTTAGGATTTTGCTCGCAGAGCCATTTCTCCAAAACATTTCGCCAGTACACGGACATGACACCGGGGGAATATCGGAAATGTTATTATAAAAGAACGAATAATGTGATTATTGGAAAATAA
- a CDS encoding bifunctional metallophosphatase/5'-nucleotidase, producing MKKVTRGIAVVLAAIMTVTGVKTVPVKADTQAKSVDIMFTSDLHSHVNSFNTILAGETEAKNVGGFARIETLIKEQKEENPETLLLDGGDFSMGTLIQTVYEDEAAELRLLGELGVDATTFGNHEYDYRSSGLHNMLGTAVESGDALPEIVLCNVDWDAMEEEGLTEDQQLIRDAFDDYEVKDYTMVEKDGVKIAIVGVFGTDALACAPTCALLFEDPVEAVKRTVAEIKKNEDADMIICVSHSGVNLADEDKSEDENLAKEVPDLDLIISGHTHTKLEEPIVHGDTYVVAPGEYGEFVGSLSMTQKDNGRWTLEKYELIPVDESVESDTAMQEKVDTFMQAVDEKYLSAFGYTKDEVLATNDVTFCTLKDLEAKHTELNLGDLMSDAYVYAVENSADFDGETVDVAVVPSGTVRDTYTTGDITVEDVFNSFSLGTGKDGVPGYPLISVYFTGKELKTMAEIDASVSDLMPTARLYISGLNFTYNPNRMLLNRVTDVYLTDKNGERVEIEDDKLYRVVADLYSGQMMGAVTDMSYGLLSVVPKYADGTPVEDFEDVILYEDGKELKAWDAIARYMQSFEDTDGDGIANVSEYYAADHDRKVVEDDKSLGAKLSHPNRFVAMAAGVIAVLILLVVFIIVIVVKVVKKVRKKKRN from the coding sequence ATGAAGAAGGTAACAAGGGGAATAGCGGTAGTACTCGCAGCAATTATGACCGTCACCGGAGTGAAAACAGTACCGGTAAAGGCAGACACACAGGCAAAGAGTGTGGATATTATGTTCACGAGCGATTTACACTCACATGTGAACAGTTTTAACACCATTCTTGCCGGAGAGACAGAAGCAAAAAACGTAGGTGGTTTTGCAAGAATTGAGACGTTAATCAAAGAGCAGAAAGAAGAAAATCCGGAGACACTTTTGCTGGATGGCGGCGATTTTTCCATGGGTACACTGATTCAGACCGTGTATGAGGATGAAGCAGCGGAGCTTCGTCTGTTAGGCGAATTGGGAGTAGACGCCACTACATTCGGAAATCATGAATATGATTATCGCTCCAGTGGTTTACATAACATGTTGGGAACGGCTGTGGAAAGTGGAGATGCACTTCCGGAGATTGTGTTATGTAATGTGGACTGGGATGCGATGGAAGAGGAAGGACTTACCGAGGACCAGCAGTTAATCCGGGATGCATTTGACGATTACGAAGTCAAAGATTATACGATGGTGGAAAAGGACGGCGTTAAAATTGCAATTGTCGGTGTCTTTGGAACGGATGCGCTGGCATGTGCGCCGACCTGTGCATTGCTTTTTGAAGACCCGGTTGAGGCAGTAAAACGCACGGTAGCCGAGATTAAGAAAAATGAAGACGCAGATATGATTATCTGTGTTTCCCATAGTGGTGTGAATCTGGCTGATGAGGACAAATCCGAGGATGAAAATCTTGCAAAAGAGGTGCCGGATCTGGATTTGATTATCAGTGGCCACACCCATACAAAGCTTGAAGAACCGATTGTGCATGGGGACACTTATGTTGTGGCACCGGGTGAATACGGTGAATTTGTAGGAAGCCTTTCCATGACACAGAAGGACAACGGACGCTGGACGCTGGAGAAGTATGAGCTGATTCCGGTAGATGAGTCCGTAGAATCAGACACGGCAATGCAGGAAAAAGTAGATACATTTATGCAGGCAGTAGATGAGAAATATCTCTCTGCATTTGGTTATACCAAGGACGAGGTTCTCGCGACCAACGATGTTACGTTTTGTACATTAAAAGATTTAGAGGCAAAGCACACCGAGTTAAACCTTGGAGATCTGATGTCGGATGCGTATGTTTATGCCGTAGAAAACTCTGCGGATTTTGATGGTGAGACGGTAGATGTAGCTGTTGTTCCGTCTGGAACCGTTCGTGATACATATACAACCGGTGATATTACCGTGGAGGATGTTTTTAATTCCTTCTCACTTGGAACCGGTAAAGATGGTGTGCCTGGTTATCCGCTTATCAGCGTATATTTTACCGGAAAAGAATTAAAGACAATGGCGGAGATTGATGCTTCTGTATCGGATTTGATGCCAACGGCAAGACTTTATATTAGTGGATTGAATTTTACTTACAATCCGAACCGTATGTTGTTAAACAGAGTGACGGATGTGTATTTGACAGATAAAAATGGAGAACGTGTGGAGATTGAGGACGACAAGTTATATCGTGTTGTCGCAGATTTGTACAGCGGTCAGATGATGGGCGCCGTGACAGATATGTCATACGGCTTGTTATCCGTTGTGCCAAAATACGCAGATGGAACACCGGTGGAAGATTTTGAAGATGTAATTCTTTACGAGGATGGAAAAGAATTAAAAGCGTGGGATGCGATTGCCCGCTATATGCAGTCTTTTGAGGATACCGATGGAGATGGAATCGCAAATGTTTCTGAATATTATGCAGCCGACCACGACCGTAAAGTGGTAGAGGATGATAAGAGCCTTGGCGCAAAATTATCTCATCCAAACCGTTTTGTTGCAATGGCAGCAGGTGTGATTGCGGTATTGATTTTATTGGTTGTATTCATTATAGTGATAGTAGTGAAAGTAGTAAAAAAAGTCAGAAAGAAAAAGAGAAATTAA
- a CDS encoding DJ-1/PfpI family protein produces the protein MKIGLYMYNTSPLFEIIIAKYILETKYEVVILSDEEEINTAENIKIRAKKIDERNLEEELGAIIVCGGELEQSKKSAAIKKLIQNMNDKGKIIASICSGNNIVVEALNMEGVENNFSGTKLINKNVFLSSADHYVQFGIGLGKLLDVYIDKNDYDETVNFFLQNQV, from the coding sequence ATGAAAATTGGATTATATATGTATAATACATCTCCGTTGTTCGAAATTATAATTGCAAAGTATATTTTGGAGACAAAGTATGAAGTTGTTATATTATCAGATGAGGAAGAAATAAATACTGCTGAAAATATAAAAATAAGAGCAAAGAAGATAGATGAAAGGAATTTAGAGGAGGAGCTTGGGGCAATTATTGTCTGTGGAGGAGAATTAGAACAGTCAAAGAAAAGTGCTGCCATTAAAAAATTAATTCAAAATATGAATGATAAGGGTAAAATAATTGCATCCATTTGCTCGGGTAATAATATTGTTGTGGAGGCATTGAACATGGAAGGTGTGGAGAATAATTTTAGTGGAACGAAGTTAATAAATAAAAATGTTTTTTTATCTTCCGCAGACCATTATGTTCAATTCGGAATTGGTTTAGGAAAATTACTGGATGTTTATATAGATAAAAATGATTATGACGAAACAGTAAATTTTTTCTTACAGAACCAGGTATAA
- a CDS encoding YitT family protein: MSKIKKERLQAELKQIFWEIAGSILVAIGIYNFAVHAKFPMTGFSGISIILYQLFQIPIGLSTILLNIPVAIVCYKLLGRGFFFRSMRCMIISSVFIDYAAPLFPIYEGSRLLAALCTGVLAGLGYSIIYMQNSSTGGADFIIMAVKALRPHVSVGKISFAIDAIIILLGTIVFRDVDGVIYGMIVSYLLATVVDKTMYGMNSGKMALIVTNDGKKISDTIENTCQRGSTIIKAQGGYKQDDRDVVMCACNNKEMFLVQKAIKEADPLSFTIVLDSNEVHGEGFHTIQVGEKAN, from the coding sequence ATGAGTAAAATAAAAAAGGAACGCCTTCAGGCTGAATTAAAACAAATCTTTTGGGAAATTGCCGGAAGTATTTTAGTTGCGATTGGTATCTACAATTTTGCTGTTCATGCAAAATTTCCAATGACCGGATTTTCCGGTATTTCGATTATCCTATATCAGTTGTTTCAGATTCCAATTGGTCTGTCGACCATTTTATTAAATATTCCGGTTGCGATTGTTTGCTATAAGCTTCTGGGACGCGGCTTCTTTTTTCGCTCTATGCGATGCATGATTATTTCCTCTGTTTTTATTGATTATGCCGCACCACTTTTCCCAATCTATGAAGGCAGCCGCCTTCTTGCTGCATTGTGCACCGGCGTCCTTGCGGGACTTGGATACTCCATTATTTATATGCAGAATTCCTCAACCGGCGGCGCAGATTTTATTATCATGGCTGTCAAGGCACTTCGCCCACATGTCTCTGTTGGGAAAATTTCTTTTGCCATTGATGCCATCATTATCCTGCTTGGAACTATCGTGTTCCGTGATGTGGACGGCGTTATCTACGGTATGATTGTATCTTATCTGCTTGCAACCGTAGTAGACAAAACCATGTACGGCATGAATTCCGGAAAAATGGCGTTGATTGTCACAAACGATGGAAAAAAAATCAGTGATACGATTGAGAATACCTGTCAGCGTGGTTCTACCATTATCAAGGCACAGGGTGGTTATAAACAGGACGACCGGGATGTTGTGATGTGTGCCTGCAACAACAAGGAAATGTTTTTGGTACAAAAAGCCATCAAGGAGGCTGATCCTCTTTCATTTACAATTGTACTTGATTCCAATGAAGTTCACGGCGAAGGCTTCCACACGATTCAGGTCGGAGAAAAAGCGAATTGA
- a CDS encoding amidohydrolase translates to MEQGLLIKQGCIHNAIQEEPFVGDILVINGKIAKIAPILEGKAINDAEIFDAEGCEVYPGFVDAHCHLGLQGTAVGYEGEDFNELSDCITPQLSAIDAVNPQDETFAMARSGGVTCVATGPGSSNVVGGTFCAIKTAGKRIDHMLVKKAVGMKIAFGENPKNCYKRNGIYSRMTIAADIRELLYRTQDYQKRKLAAGFSDDVSYEKMPPYDAKLEAMLPVIEGELPLKAHVHRADDIFTAIRIAKEFGIGLCLDHVTDGSLTAKELAKEGVSLAIGPSLGHPTKYELKHKSFATPGILAKAGCQVAIITDSPVIEERFLALCAGYAIDYGMTEFQALQAITIHAAKHIGVEKRVGSIEEGKDGDFVVVKGNPFVRNPEIVRTIIEGKTVFEPRKMG, encoded by the coding sequence ATGGAACAGGGACTTTTGATAAAGCAGGGGTGCATTCATAATGCGATACAGGAGGAGCCATTTGTTGGAGATATTCTTGTAATAAACGGAAAAATTGCAAAAATTGCACCAATTTTAGAGGGAAAAGCCATCAATGATGCCGAAATTTTTGATGCGGAAGGGTGCGAGGTGTATCCGGGCTTTGTGGATGCGCATTGTCACCTGGGATTACAAGGCACTGCAGTTGGCTACGAGGGGGAGGATTTTAATGAGCTTTCGGATTGTATCACGCCACAGCTTTCTGCAATTGACGCAGTCAATCCGCAGGATGAGACATTTGCAATGGCGAGAAGTGGGGGTGTCACGTGTGTGGCGACCGGTCCGGGAAGCTCGAATGTGGTGGGAGGAACTTTTTGCGCCATCAAGACAGCAGGAAAAAGAATCGATCACATGTTAGTGAAAAAAGCGGTCGGAATGAAAATTGCGTTCGGGGAGAATCCGAAGAACTGCTATAAAAGAAACGGAATTTATTCGCGCATGACGATTGCGGCGGACATCAGGGAGTTGCTGTATCGGACGCAGGATTATCAGAAACGGAAACTTGCAGCCGGGTTTTCAGACGATGTTTCGTATGAAAAAATGCCTCCCTATGATGCAAAATTAGAGGCGATGCTTCCGGTGATTGAGGGAGAACTTCCTTTAAAAGCGCATGTGCACCGGGCAGACGACATTTTTACTGCGATTCGCATAGCAAAAGAATTCGGCATAGGACTTTGCCTTGACCATGTCACCGATGGAAGTCTCACTGCTAAGGAGCTTGCAAAAGAAGGGGTTTCGCTTGCAATTGGTCCGTCACTGGGTCATCCAACAAAATATGAGTTGAAACATAAGTCATTTGCAACACCTGGAATTTTAGCAAAGGCTGGCTGTCAGGTTGCCATTATCACAGACTCTCCTGTCATTGAAGAACGTTTTCTTGCGTTATGTGCAGGCTATGCCATCGATTATGGAATGACAGAATTTCAGGCACTGCAGGCCATCACCATCCATGCCGCAAAGCACATCGGTGTAGAGAAACGCGTAGGAAGTATTGAGGAAGGAAAAGACGGTGATTTCGTGGTGGTAAAAGGAAACCCGTTTGTACGCAACCCAGAGATTGTGAGGACAATTATCGAAGGAAAAACGGTATTTGAGCCACGAAAAATGGGTTGA
- a CDS encoding HD domain-containing phosphohydrolase produces the protein MSKIEYAWVFLGAAAIVAYYLYKSLEKEDRIGKSLRNMILCGLPAILSYLLTLISNSYFVMSVGNSLVFMLIDWILFFFLQYTFYLSGNHKFPKKSERLLITALGIDNIMLAINPFYEVALTYRKKMVGTDCYLIFEKYPWFDLHLLICYAMFLGAGAILIRKCIGSPKVYRKRYTTILLSMIIVIAINGIFLAMGLAVDVSIILYSLLACVFYFYTFEFEPYGVISDARKFIFNQMKDPIVLFDNEDRFLVCNESAKKLFQMEEKMTLATFCRKNPYLTPNQEKKEDILEVMLDCDGITKWFQIQYQRLTDAKNRFTGTLLVYNEVPAQKRAIEQLEYHVNHDPLTGLYNRNYVNHCRQEMMHAFPIPISIGIFNINGLRLVNDFYGLDKGDQVLCTVASILKEEAREGDRVARMDGDEMLFFLPGTDIAEAEEIFARVGKRINNKQAGEIQISVEYGQSVIYSAQDNTQKALEEARKEMVQKKLLNKESVRSSILESLKKSLLESDFETEKHAERTSRISVELGKRLGIKKQELGQLGLLATLHDIGKVSIPERILHKEGTLTEEEWEIMKSHTVKGYEIAKITQEVRPIAKCILCHHERWDGNGYPYGLKGEQIPLLSRIITIVDSHDVMTHDRPYHKAMTMEESIQELRRCAGTQFDPQIVEVFISMLEEKKTVTQTV, from the coding sequence GTGTCAAAAATAGAGTATGCATGGGTATTTTTAGGTGCGGCAGCGATTGTAGCATACTATTTATATAAATCACTCGAAAAAGAAGATAGAATTGGGAAGTCTTTGCGCAACATGATATTGTGTGGACTGCCGGCGATTCTTTCCTATCTTCTGACGTTAATTTCCAATTCCTACTTTGTAATGTCGGTGGGAAACAGTCTGGTCTTTATGCTGATTGACTGGATTTTATTTTTCTTTTTGCAATATACGTTTTATCTGTCCGGGAACCATAAGTTTCCGAAAAAAAGCGAGAGACTGTTGATTACTGCGTTAGGGATTGACAATATAATGCTCGCAATCAACCCATTTTATGAAGTGGCGTTGACATATCGAAAGAAAATGGTCGGAACGGATTGTTATCTGATTTTTGAAAAATATCCGTGGTTCGATTTACATCTTCTCATCTGTTATGCGATGTTTCTTGGTGCCGGGGCAATTCTGATTCGAAAATGTATCGGTTCGCCAAAGGTTTACCGGAAACGTTACACGACGATTTTGCTTAGTATGATAATTGTAATCGCAATCAACGGGATTTTCTTAGCGATGGGGCTTGCGGTCGATGTATCCATTATTTTATATAGTCTGCTTGCCTGTGTTTTTTATTTCTATACGTTTGAATTTGAGCCATACGGGGTCATTTCGGATGCCAGAAAGTTCATTTTTAACCAAATGAAAGACCCGATTGTCCTATTCGACAATGAGGATCGTTTTTTGGTATGCAACGAAAGCGCAAAAAAGCTTTTCCAGATGGAAGAAAAGATGACACTTGCAACTTTTTGCAGGAAAAATCCATACCTGACACCGAATCAGGAAAAGAAAGAGGATATTCTGGAGGTCATGCTAGACTGCGATGGCATTACCAAATGGTTTCAGATACAGTATCAAAGACTTACGGATGCGAAAAACCGGTTTACCGGCACACTTCTTGTGTACAATGAAGTTCCGGCGCAGAAACGAGCAATCGAGCAGTTAGAATATCACGTCAACCACGATCCTTTGACCGGATTATACAACAGGAATTATGTAAACCATTGCAGGCAGGAGATGATGCACGCTTTTCCAATACCAATCAGCATCGGAATTTTCAACATCAATGGCTTAAGGCTGGTGAATGATTTTTATGGTCTTGATAAGGGAGATCAGGTGCTTTGCACAGTGGCGTCGATTCTAAAGGAAGAAGCAAGAGAAGGCGACCGTGTAGCACGTATGGATGGAGATGAGATGTTATTCTTTTTGCCGGGCACAGATATTGCCGAGGCGGAAGAAATTTTTGCCCGCGTTGGAAAAAGAATCAACAACAAGCAGGCAGGCGAGATTCAAATCAGTGTGGAGTATGGGCAGTCTGTGATTTATTCTGCGCAGGACAACACACAAAAAGCGTTAGAAGAGGCACGCAAGGAAATGGTTCAGAAAAAATTGCTGAACAAGGAGAGTGTGCGCAGTTCCATCCTGGAATCATTGAAAAAGTCGCTGCTGGAGAGTGATTTTGAGACCGAGAAGCACGCAGAACGTACCAGCAGGATTTCGGTCGAGCTTGGAAAGAGACTGGGTATCAAAAAGCAGGAACTTGGACAGCTTGGGCTTCTTGCAACCCTTCATGACATCGGAAAGGTTTCGATACCAGAGCGGATTCTTCATAAAGAAGGAACATTGACGGAAGAAGAATGGGAAATCATGAAAAGCCACACCGTAAAGGGATATGAGATTGCCAAGATTACACAGGAAGTCCGACCGATTGCAAAGTGCATTTTATGCCATCACGAAAGATGGGATGGAAATGGCTATCCTTACGGCTTAAAGGGAGAACAGATTCCGCTCTTATCCAGAATTATCACAATCGTGGATTCCCATGACGTTATGACGCATGACAGACCATATCACAAAGCGATGACGATGGAAGAGTCGATTCAGGAACTCAGACGGTGTGCCGGAACACAGTTCGACCCGCAGATTGTCGAAGTTTTTATATCCATGCTAGAAGAAAAGAAGACGGTTACGCAGACCGTATAA
- a CDS encoding ABC transporter transmembrane domain-containing protein — translation MFKVIKKLGLGRFVILLTIIILYSLAAFIPVKFMQSMIDAVYLDSYQKAIKQILISGAFYVVFQALSQFLYALYNFCGDKYQNEHARDIRNNVFEHILDVNDLKIKAVEKSKLSNGIIEDTQYISENYYRILIDCMVSVVNFVIGFIFLTSINLYLALIIIPLGLVTSFCSKKIENYTEKNVALQKETTEKNWKLFSEGIQGINNIKVFDEHGNYLKKIKKVSGELCNINVKQSKIQNFGGGIIGTLYMMTIAVIMLVSAIFVLNGSLSFGGLLAIVMYNHMLVDPLLNIIEARQKLIRLNISVERMEQILKLEKLKKEKKDIAVDKVSFENVSFSYGDKSVIENFNYVFEKGKSYCLEGKTGTGKTTLLNLLVGYLTPDNGKIKIVSDDDSEYENIILNRVSYMLQNGYLFNATTEENIKFANPEISDDEIDELLTKCCLLEVKERVGKEIGNDGNRLSGGERKRVQLAVCLAKRDCEVYVFDELSSSLDKNTFNAIKNNIQEYLKNKIAIFVEHYNVEKELYDDVIRLC, via the coding sequence ATGTTTAAAGTAATAAAAAAATTAGGCTTAGGTCGTTTTGTGATTTTATTAACAATCATAATATTGTATAGTTTAGCCGCATTTATTCCTGTAAAGTTTATGCAAAGCATGATAGATGCGGTATATTTAGATTCATACCAAAAAGCGATAAAGCAGATACTAATATCTGGCGCTTTTTATGTGGTATTTCAGGCACTTTCACAATTTTTATATGCACTTTATAATTTTTGTGGAGATAAATATCAGAATGAGCATGCGAGAGATATCAGAAATAATGTATTTGAACATATTTTAGATGTGAATGATTTAAAAATTAAGGCGGTTGAAAAATCAAAGCTTTCAAATGGAATAATCGAAGATACACAATATATTTCTGAAAATTATTATAGAATCTTGATTGATTGTATGGTTTCTGTGGTCAATTTTGTGATTGGATTTATCTTTTTAACATCTATAAATTTGTATTTGGCTTTGATTATTATTCCATTAGGTTTAGTGACTTCATTCTGTTCAAAAAAGATAGAGAATTATACGGAAAAAAACGTAGCATTGCAGAAGGAAACAACGGAAAAAAATTGGAAATTATTTAGTGAAGGAATTCAGGGAATAAATAACATAAAAGTTTTTGATGAACATGGGAATTATCTGAAGAAAATAAAAAAAGTTTCCGGAGAACTTTGCAATATAAACGTAAAACAAAGTAAAATACAAAATTTTGGAGGCGGCATTATTGGAACGCTATATATGATGACAATTGCGGTTATAATGCTGGTTTCCGCTATTTTTGTTTTGAACGGCAGTTTGTCATTTGGTGGATTATTAGCAATAGTTATGTACAATCATATGCTGGTTGATCCATTGTTAAATATCATAGAAGCCCGCCAAAAGCTGATTAGGCTGAATATCTCAGTGGAACGAATGGAACAGATTCTGAAATTGGAAAAATTGAAAAAAGAAAAGAAAGACATTGCGGTTGATAAAGTTTCTTTCGAAAATGTATCATTTTCGTACGGTGATAAATCTGTGATAGAGAATTTTAATTATGTATTTGAAAAAGGAAAATCATATTGTTTGGAGGGAAAAACAGGTACAGGGAAAACGACATTATTGAATTTGCTTGTTGGATATCTAACGCCAGACAATGGAAAAATAAAAATAGTATCAGATGATGATAGTGAATATGAAAATATTATTTTAAACAGAGTTTCTTATATGTTGCAAAATGGATATTTATTTAATGCAACCACCGAAGAGAATATCAAATTTGCAAATCCAGAGATAAGTGATGATGAAATTGATGAATTACTTACAAAATGTTGTTTATTAGAAGTGAAAGAACGTGTTGGAAAAGAAATTGGGAATGATGGAAACAGGTTGTCCGGGGGAGAGAGAAAGAGAGTACAACTAGCAGTATGCCTTGCAAAAAGAGATTGCGAAGTTTATGTTTTTGATGAATTATCCAGTTCCTTAGATAAAAACACATTTAATGCTATTAAGAATAACATTCAGGAATATTTAAAAAATAAAATAGCAATTTTTGTCGAACACTATAATGTTGAGAAAGAATTATATGATGATGTTATCCGATTATGTTAA
- a CDS encoding response regulator transcription factor: MTYKILVCDDDHEIVEAIDIYLQQEGYEVLKAYDGQEALEILKQNDVHLLIMDVMMPRLDGIRATLKIREESSIPIIILSAKTEDSDKILGLNIGADDYVAKPFNPLELVARVKSQLRRYTQLGNVSDTNDTVYQVGGLRIDDDLKEVTVDGEVVKLTPIEYNILLLLVKNQGKVYSINQIYESIWNEDAIGADNTVAVHIRHIREKIEINPKEPQYLKVVWGVGYKIEKN, encoded by the coding sequence ATGACATACAAAATTTTGGTTTGTGATGATGATCACGAGATTGTAGAGGCAATTGATATCTATTTACAGCAGGAAGGGTATGAAGTTTTAAAGGCTTACGATGGACAAGAGGCGCTTGAGATTTTAAAACAGAACGATGTGCATCTTTTAATCATGGACGTGATGATGCCAAGACTCGATGGCATCCGTGCAACGTTGAAAATCAGAGAAGAGAGCAGTATTCCAATTATTATTCTTTCTGCCAAAACAGAGGACTCGGACAAGATTTTGGGATTGAACATCGGAGCGGATGACTATGTTGCCAAACCATTCAATCCGCTGGAGTTAGTAGCACGTGTGAAATCCCAGCTCCGCCGTTATACACAGCTTGGAAATGTATCGGATACCAATGATACCGTTTATCAGGTCGGCGGACTCCGCATTGATGATGATTTGAAAGAGGTGACGGTAGACGGCGAAGTCGTCAAGCTTACCCCGATTGAATACAACATCTTATTGTTGCTGGTCAAGAACCAAGGAAAAGTATATTCCATCAACCAAATCTACGAAAGTATCTGGAACGAGGACGCAATTGGTGCGGACAATACGGTTGCGGTACATATTCGTCATATCAGAGAAAAAATCGAGATTAATCCAAAAGAACCACAGTACTTAAAAGTTGTATGGGGTGTTGGATATAAAATCGAGAAAAATTAA